A single uncultured Methanolobus sp. DNA region contains:
- the ahaH gene encoding ATP synthase archaeal subunit H, translating to MSEIKEAEGNARKMVDDGNKRKNDRIASARAEAREIIKQAEVDAQKSAQSAMKSAEESITSDKSKIVEVGESEARSIAGSASSKVDEAVTLIINEFERAIHA from the coding sequence TTGTCGGAAATCAAAGAAGCAGAAGGCAATGCACGCAAAATGGTTGACGACGGTAACAAACGAAAAAACGACCGTATCGCCAGTGCACGTGCCGAGGCCAGGGAAATCATTAAACAGGCCGAAGTCGATGCACAGAAATCTGCACAAAGTGCAATGAAATCTGCAGAAGAGTCTATCACTTCAGATAAATCAAAGATCGTCGAGGTAGGAGAAAGCGAGGCTAGATCTATTGCTGGCTCTGCTTCATCCAAAGTAGACGAGGCTGTAACATTAATCATTAACGAATTCGAGAGGGCAATACATGCTTAA